A region of Desulfurellaceae bacterium DNA encodes the following proteins:
- the tenA gene encoding thiaminase II, protein MARPFREVLREAAGSVWEAIFAHPFVTQLGDGTLDRQRFLFFVRQDALYLQDFARVLCLGGARADTLDTLDMFAEHAATVVRVERSLHTGWSEKLGISSHELSRTVRAPVTQAYTRHMLAVAQAGSLAEIVAVVLPCYWIYWEVGQQLADRLPAEPLYAEWIQAYSAEGFGAHVEQQLGLIDRLAAGCGATERERLIDHFVHSSRYEYLFWDQAYRQEQWPV, encoded by the coding sequence TCGGCCCTTTCGGGAAGTACTGCGCGAGGCTGCCGGTTCGGTATGGGAAGCGATTTTTGCCCATCCTTTTGTGACACAGCTGGGTGACGGAACCCTGGACCGCCAGCGCTTTCTGTTTTTTGTCCGCCAGGATGCCCTGTACCTCCAGGACTTTGCCCGCGTTCTGTGCCTGGGAGGGGCCAGGGCCGACACCCTGGACACCCTCGATATGTTTGCCGAGCACGCGGCGACCGTGGTGCGGGTCGAGCGTAGCCTGCATACCGGCTGGAGCGAGAAGCTGGGCATCTCCTCCCACGAGCTGTCCCGCACCGTCCGGGCGCCCGTCACCCAGGCCTACACCCGGCATATGCTGGCCGTTGCCCAGGCCGGCAGCCTGGCCGAGATCGTGGCGGTTGTCCTGCCCTGCTACTGGATCTATTGGGAGGTCGGCCAGCAGCTCGCAGACCGGCTGCCCGCCGAGCCACTGTACGCCGAGTGGATTCAGGCCTACAGCGCCGAGGGCTTTGGGGCGCACGTGGAGCAGCAGCTGGGGCTGATTGACCGCCTGGCCGCCGGGTGCGGGGCGACCGAGCGCGAGCGGCTGATTGACCACTTTGTCCACAGCAGCCGCTACGAATACCTGTTCTGGGATCAGGCCTACCGGCAGGAACAGTGGCCGGTGTAG